In the Brassica napus cultivar Da-Ae chromosome A7, Da-Ae, whole genome shotgun sequence genome, one interval contains:
- the LOC106355489 gene encoding small polypeptide DEVIL 20, giving the protein MKDENSTSGICEPCTSFRKKCSHMMKNQRGKFYIIAHCIAMLVCGRERDRDRYRVSI; this is encoded by the coding sequence ATGAAGGATGAGAACAGCACGAGCGGGATATGCGAGCCGTGCACGTCTTTCAGAAAGAAGTGTAGCCACATGATGAAGAATCAGAGAGGCAAGTTTTACATCATTGCCCATTGTATCGCCATGTTAGTCTGCGGGCGTGAGCGTGACCGCGACCGATACCGTGTTTCGATTTAG